One Hordeum vulgare subsp. vulgare chromosome 4H, MorexV3_pseudomolecules_assembly, whole genome shotgun sequence DNA window includes the following coding sequences:
- the LOC123448666 gene encoding tubby-like F-box protein 6: MSFRSLIQDMKDEFGNISRHGLRSSRSHRVAAGAPRVVSAGLADALEGTCWAQLPPELLREVLVRIENSQGCWPSRRDVVACAGVCRAWRGIMKEVVRVPEASAKLTFPISLKQPGPKDGTLKCFIRRNRTTQTYYLYTGLTEALADNGKFLLAARKCRKPTYTDYLIYLDMAGISKGSSTYIGKLRSNFLGTKFTVYDAHPPYDGAAVSKRRSSHVIGLNQVSPRVPAGNHPVSHISYELNVLGSRGPRRMSCVMSSIPASAVEEGGKAPTQTEFPLSNLDSFPSIPFFRSKSARIDSAPAQAQDEEKLVLKNKSPRWHEQLQCWCLNFRGRVTVASVKNFQLVASDDNGPVSQEHDKVILQFGKIGKDLFTMDYRYPISAFQSFAICLSSFDTKIACE, encoded by the exons aTGTCTTTCAGGAGCCTAATTCAGGACATGAAGGACGAGTTCGGGAACATCTCGCGCCACGGCCTGCGCTCCTCCCGCTCGCACCGCGTCGCCGCCGGTGCACCGCGGGTGGTCTCCGCGGGGCTGGCGGACGCGCTGGAAGGGACCTGCTGGGCGCAGCTGCCCCCGGAGCTCTTGCGGGAGGTGCTGGTGAGGATCGAGAACTCCCAAGGCTGCTGGCCCTCCCGCCGGGACGTGGTGGCATGCGCCGGCGTCTGCCGGGCCTGGAGGGGCATCATGAAGGAGGTCGTGCGCGTCCCGGAGGCGTCCGCCAAACTCACCTTCCCTATCTCGCTCAAGCAG CCTGGCCCAAAGGATGGCACTCTCAAATGTTTCATAAGAAGAAACCGGACTACTCAGACATATTATCTGTATACTGGACTCACGGAAG CACTGGCTGATAATGGGAAGTTCCTGCTTGCTGCACGCAAATGCAGAAAGCCTACATACACAGACTACCTAATTTATCTTGATATGGCTGGTATTTCAAAGGGAAGCAGCACCTACATTGGCAAGCTAAG GTCGAACTTTCTGGGAACAAAGTTTACCGTCTATGATGCTCATCCACCGTATGATGGAGCTGCGGTCTCAAAAAGGCGGTCTTCTCATGTGATTGGTTTGAACCAGGTCTCCCCAAGAGTTCCTGCTGGCAATCATCCAGTTTCACACATTTCTTACGAGTTGAACGTTTTGGGCTCCAG AGGTCCAAGAAGGATGAGCTGTGTTATGAGTTCTATCCCTGCATCAGCAGTTGAAGAGGGAGGCAAAGCTCCAACACAAACTGAATTTCCCCTTAGCAACCTTGACTCCTTCCCGTCGATTCCATTCTTCAGATCTAAATCTGCTCGGATAGACAGTGCACCCGCTCAGGCTCAGGACGAAGAGAAGCTGGTGCTGAAGAACAAGTCTCCTCGGTGGCATGAACAACTGCAATGTTGGTGCCTCAATTTCCGTGGGCGGGTGACGGTTGCGTCAGTGAAGAACTTTCAGCTGGTGGCTTCAGATGACAATGGACCAGTTAGCCAGGAGCATGACAAGGTGATTCTCCAGTTTGGAAAGATAGGCAAAGACTTGTTCACCATGGACTACCGCTACCCGATATCAGCATTTCAATCATTTGCAATATGTCTAAGCAGTTTTGATACCAAGATTGCTTGTGAATGA